The Solibacillus daqui genome has a segment encoding these proteins:
- a CDS encoding peptidylprolyl isomerase, with amino-acid sequence MKKTIIGLALTASLMLAACGNSQDEVIVTTASGDITKDEFYEQIKELAGTSLLEQVVIEKILNEKYDVTDKEVEEQFSTYKDMYGDSFETALASNGYTEETFKDTVRFQLLQQKAMEDVEITDEEINTYYERGKYELHTRHIVAETEEEAQQFYDLIAEGNDFETVAKEKSQDSATAENGGDLDWLAVADMDTAFAQAAYALEAGEVSKVIETASGYEIIQLVEKREVADYKALEDQRDEVIAAVKDQKVANTEWSTIEAKLLKEMNVEVKDEDLKEAFSETLGTNEE; translated from the coding sequence ATGAAAAAAACGATAATTGGTCTCGCGCTCACAGCATCACTTATGCTTGCAGCGTGCGGCAATTCACAAGATGAGGTCATCGTAACGACGGCTTCAGGTGATATTACAAAAGACGAATTTTATGAACAAATAAAAGAACTCGCAGGTACATCATTATTAGAACAAGTCGTAATCGAGAAAATTCTAAATGAAAAATACGATGTAACGGATAAAGAGGTAGAAGAGCAATTCAGCACGTACAAAGATATGTACGGTGATAGCTTTGAAACGGCTTTAGCATCGAACGGCTACACAGAAGAAACATTTAAAGATACTGTGCGCTTCCAACTCTTACAGCAAAAAGCAATGGAAGACGTTGAAATAACAGATGAAGAAATCAACACATATTATGAGCGAGGAAAATACGAGCTGCATACACGTCATATCGTAGCTGAAACCGAAGAAGAAGCACAGCAATTTTATGATTTAATTGCTGAAGGAAATGATTTTGAAACGGTTGCAAAAGAAAAGTCTCAAGATAGTGCCACAGCAGAAAACGGTGGTGACCTGGATTGGTTAGCGGTAGCTGATATGGATACCGCATTTGCACAAGCAGCCTATGCGCTTGAAGCGGGTGAAGTGTCAAAAGTAATTGAAACCGCATCTGGCTACGAAATTATTCAGCTAGTTGAAAAACGTGAAGTAGCAGATTACAAAGCTTTAGAAGATCAAAGAGACGAGGTCATTGCAGCAGTTAAAGACCAAAAAGTAGCAAATACGGAATGGTCAACAATAGAAGCTAAGCTGTTAAAAGAAATGAACGTTGAAGTGAAAGACGAAGATTTAAAAGAAGCATTTAGTGAAACATTAGGCACTAATGAAGAATAA